The Dioscorea cayenensis subsp. rotundata cultivar TDr96_F1 chromosome 18, TDr96_F1_v2_PseudoChromosome.rev07_lg8_w22 25.fasta, whole genome shotgun sequence genome includes the window CTTTGAGAGTATGACGATAATCgtgtaagtatcccacatataaatcttattatatgtatatacttgaaaaattcaagttttatgaacttttggaatttttaaagaaaaattaccgattatttttgaaatatatattttgagttatttatttattattatttttggaattactttaaattatttgaaattttgagttaatgatattttattttggattacaCATTATCggaaatgtttaaatatttattttaattcggattattttatttgtaaaaatttaaatagtttatctaaatatgtattattccaattatgaatttcagatatatttttagttaattttatgattaattattattaatctttgtAAGTTATCATTCATGTTTGAATTCAagtaactggtttattttgctaTGATAAAATGGGGGCGCTGGCAAAGCCAATGGTGTTTGTTTTCGAAAAGCCCACGAAATACTCGGGATCAGTAGGGTAGATTTAGATCTCCATCGGCCTCTCAACAAAAACCATACTTATCTTCAAACAATTTGGCTAGAGTAACTGCCTTTGTAATTGAATCAGGTTGCCAAGGAATAACTTCCCATTGTAATTCCTTTTTCAACCCACTAATAAAGCACTCCAATAATGCCTCATTGGATAATCCTTCTACTCTGTTAGCCAAGCTTGTGAATGTGTGATAATAGTCAGTTACTATATTCTCTTGCAACAATTTGAATAATGCATGTAGATTCAATTGCTTTTGCCAAAGCATACCAAGTAGAAACAGCTCCTGATTTTTGCAACATTTGAAACCATGGAACTACAGGGACCATCAAAGTGTATGGTGCCACTTTCAATCTATAAGCATATGAAATATCATAATAGTCAAAAATTGCTCTGCACACGAAATATCCATCGAAGAGCATTGCTACCATCAAACCGAGACAAGTCCATTTCAGCTGATCTCCGGTGAGAATTTGCTTTGTGATTTCACCTCAATCATGGACCCGTAATGATCTCATGATTATAATGCATATGCGAAGAAGAGCCCACAAACCGATGTGATTGTAAAGATTCCATACACTTAGCAATGAGGCGAGAGATTGCTCGATCATAGACATACGTTCATCCTTGGCCCTATCCTTTTCCTCTTTCTCGATCTAGAACAGATCATGATGCTTTCCAATTTAGCGACTAAATCTTTGAGACTAGTATGTTCGATCCATGCTTAGAGTTCAAGAACGAAAAAGCAACAAAATGTAATGATCCTTAAACCAATGAAATCTAGTTCCAAATTCAACACTCCAAGTAAATTCAAGAAATTCGCAGAGAATTAAGCTCTAAATCAGAGCTTTATCACTAGAGTTTTTCTCTATATTACTCGGAAATTCATAGATCCTAATCTTTGAAATACATTCAAGCAATTCAGTAGATTATGCTCAGATCTAGGGTTTTCACAgatcaacaaacaacaaataggCTGATTACGGGTTCTACGAAATTCATTCATCAACAACTCTAAAAAGCATGAACAATCAACACGATGAGGAAAACAAACCCAGCGAGAGAACCTCCGCCGAATTCCTCTCCGATCGTCTCCGAGAAAGGCCTTCACTCTTCTTCTCCGATACCCTCCCTCTCCTTTTCCGCCTCCTTTTATCCCCAAAAGTAATCCAGGAAGCAGTATTTGCTCTCCTCCGCCTTCGCTTTCCCATCCCATACCCTAGCACCGCTGAATTgctttcttgtattttattacgGCCGTCCCACGTGGCCACTAACTTCCCTAGCTGTCATTGGCGATGCATACTTTAATGACGATTCTCGCTTGAGTGCTTCACCCAACGACCTCTTCCTCATTCGATCACCAATCCTTTTCACAACCTTTCTTTTTGACCGCCACCTGTAAATTGACTGCCATGTGgctttcttctaatgatctgGCTTTGAACCTGTAAGGCAACATGACACTCTTATTGAGTACGTCTATGATTTAATGTTTCTGTATCATCTTATCAGTCTACATGTTGTTGtttcaaattgtatttttacaCCTTCAGATAGAACCTTGGATTTGCTTAAGAAGCACTAGAATTCTTATAGGTATATATATGCCAACCATGACATTTGTTAGCCATAGGTGTTGTTAAAAGCGAGAAAAGCACTCGCCTAGGCATTCAGGCGAGGTGAGGCCCCAGTGCCGCAACACCCCCTGGGCGAGGCGCCTTCAATGAGGCAAGCCCAGCACAGCGCTTGCCGTGACGGGCGTAAAAAGGAGCCGTCCTGTTTTTCCCTATTAGCTTTATATTCAATAGTTTTTCGATTAGTGTTAATTGGGATTTTAAAAAGGCACACTTATTAATAAGGAGGGAAATAAATTTAGGAGAGAAAAATTAGGTGACTTTACAAAAGGCACATTTattaataaagaagaaaataaatttatgggAGAAAAACtaggtaattttaaaaagggCGCACTTACTAATaaggaaagaaataaatttagaggagaaaaactaggtgattttaaaaaaaacacactcataaggaaggaaataaatttagggGAGAAAAACTAGCTGATTTTAAAAAGGCTCACTAAATAAATTTAGGAGAGAAAAACTAGGTGATTTTAAAAAAGACACTTACTAaataaatttaggaaaaaaaaattaggcgATTTAagtagtattttttaaaaataatgagtgaattaagggattaacttattaattagagaaaattgAAGAGGCAACAACTCTAAATCTAGTGCTGAAGTTGAAGCTAGCttagatgatgaggatgatgatgcttAGAATTAAATGACTCATGAAGATAGAATTTACACTCCAAAAATTTTAGTTCTAGGCATCTAAGAagtgtttttcttgatttttatgttatgcATTGTTTGACTTAATGCTTTACTTTGCTGACTTTTAATTGttccaaaaaattatatatatatatatatatatatatatatatatatatatatatatatatatatatatatatatatatattagttatttattaattaacgCTTTACTTTGCTCGGCGTGCGCTTTTCGTGCGCTCTCACATCGGGCAATAAAAATGTCTTAGCGCCTTAAGAGCGCCTAGCGTTTTAATTACACTGCTTTGGAGGATGTTGATTTGTTGCATTTTTGTGTAAAAAGTcatctctttttccttttctaagcTTGAGAAAAACATTGTAAAGTGTTTTTTTCAGTCACAGATCTACTTCAACTAAAAACAATTACAGCTCTGTAGCTTTTTATGATTATCTCGTCATTTGCTTTTCCTTTTTGCAGTTCCTTTTGAACAAAGAATATCTctgaaatttttatatcataCATATTCAGTATGAATGCTTCTTTTTTAGtaaattttcttcttattgCAGATGAGGCATTGGAAGTTGCTGCTCGGAAAGCATTTATAGTGGTAATTTGAAAATTGATGAGATCTCGCCTTTTATTCGTTAATAATTCTTATCCGactgtttttaaattttgttttttgctcTTTATATTGTTCTTTCTTGGTGAATTCTAATAAATTGCTGTTTAATTTTAAACTTTGTTTTGTCAGCTTTGGAATTATGTGTGAAATGTTTCATCTACTCACCCACTTACTTTTTGAAACATTCTCCTGATTAAATATGCCCCTTCTATCCTGAGAATATGCTGCTGCTACTACTTCATCGGCTATTTTATTCCGTTTAAAGTTTATGTTGGCTTTTTCCCATAGCATTCCTTCTTATTAATGTATGCTATATCCTGACTGTTATGCCATCCTCTGCAGCAAGACAAGGAGAGATATGACCAGCAGTTACATGATATGGCAGCGATGGTCGAAAGACTTGAAAACAGTCGACAAAAATTACTAATGGAGGTAAGCTATCCTTCATCAATGTGTTGCAAAATAGAAAAGAGGTGACTGGACTACTCAGGTTCATAAATGGCAGATTGACTCACAATCATCAGAGATAGAAAGGCTCTTTGAAGAGAATTCCAATATGGCAACTTCATATCAGGATGCCATGTCTGCTGCCATGCAATGGGAAAAATCAGGGTACACTACTTGGCATGCTGGCATAGCTTGATTTTGCAGTAATTACTTTTGGTTTGGGATCATTTTCGATATCTTGTTGACCGTTTCATTTCCTTTTTGTTGTTATCTGGTTTATGTACTTTATGCCATATCAAAGCTTATGCTATGGTATCACAGCCTTGCTCACTTGGTAAACGTAGTTAATTATACTTATCATTAGGTAGTTTGCAAATAGTGCCTTTGGTAGTTCTCACCGTGACGATTGTGCCTTAGACAATAGTCATAGAAGCATGcatcattcttttgtttttgtaatgtgttTGAGGTTGATATATGTGCAAAAGTATTATTTACCCCTTTTTATGTTGTCTTCTGGACATTTATGGATACTgtgtttttaaaacaaaatttatttatttggtccACTTATATGAATCTATAATCACATAATGTAATTACTTGCTGCCATGGCTCACTTTATGATCTTAATTTTCATTCAGTTAGCATAACTTAGGGTGGGTTGtccatgaaaataattttctGCCACTACTTTGTGATGAAGGACCTTGAAACTTCACCTTACCTTCTGGCCCCATGCTTGCTTGGAGAAGGCCTCAGTTTATTTGGTTCTAAGAATTAATGCCATTCAATTTGGTGCTATGGTTTAGAATGGAATAATGTTGGCTAGATGGGAGGTATTCATCAACACTTGGatgtttttaatattgaaattgacAGGTGAAAGATTGCCTGAAGCAGAATGAAGAGCTTCGCCACCTTCTTGATAAAATGAGATCAGAGCAAGTTAACCCATTGCAATCAAGTGATGGAAATATCCCTTCATATCCTGATACTGAGAAAATTGTTGGGAACATGTCCACCTCTCCTGCATCTGCAGTTGAATATCAGTTACTCAAGGTCAGTTTTTAGAGCTGAAGCTTGAAAGTTTATTCTAATTGTTCTCAACGTAACGTATTGCTGgtttaatttatatgaattttcagCACTCTGTTTTCTTCTCctgcattaaattatatttttatttgctccCAACTTTCCTGTTATTTGATCGGTAGTGTATGTAGAAATGTTGTGCGGATGTCATATGTTCATGGCCGTATATGCGGACTTGAGTGATCTCTGACCCACCTAATATTAATGTGTATGCCAATAAAAACAACTACATATATGTTGAAGTGGAATGGTATTGTGTGGCCAATCTATAGTTCTGCTAAAAGGTCTCAAAGAAAACTTTGGCATGATATTTCTGAGCTATTTGGAGGGAAAGTTTGGTGTTTGGTACTATTTGAAGCTTAGTTGTGCATGGAATCCAACATTTATCTGATCATATGCTTGTATATTATCTGGTGATCATTTGTAGGGCCAGCTTGCTAAAGAACAGAGTAGGGCGGAAACACTGTCAGCGGAGGTTATGAAACTTACAGCCGAACTCAGACGTTCAGTGCAATCTTATAACAACCGTGCGAGACTGTAATGCTTTTTTTATCATCCTCTGAACCTGTCGTCTGATTGTTAGTAAAGGTTGTGTCATGGGTGACTAAAACCATGTCTTCCTCGTGCAGGTATAGACCAGTTTTTCCGAAATATAGAGAACGAGCTTATGAAAATGAAGCAAGAAAGTTTTGTCTCCATTCAGCTGTAAGTTTCCTATGATTCCATTCAATCTTCATCCTGTGTTTCTACTACGGGATCAGATCAATGACAGTTTATATTAAGCATGCTCAAGaattttttccaattatgaATATGTATTACTATGTTACTGTGGTGCTTGTGAACAGTGTTCCCGAAGCAGCATTtatttctctttaatttttcaaaccACAGTTCATTATGCATTACCTGGACAAAAAAATTAGGGAATGGACGCTTGTCAAATAATGTAAATTGtcaagaaatgcttgtttttgagagaatttattttgttgtaaattttagTGTTATGaagtcatataaaaaaaacaaccctGAATTATACGAGTTGTGGGCAAATACATCTTGTTTATTTCTTGCagtttatactttaaaaaaGACGGTTGACGCCATCCATGCACATATATGGTAGTAAAATAATCTAACACTCTTAACatccttattttctttaaagAAATTGGTAGCCATGACATACAGAGGTTGTTGGACACATTAAAAGCCCATAGTTAGTCGGCAGAGACCGTGTCAATCTTGCCGGAAACAGCACCGGAGATGACATTAGACCAGATTACAGGGCCATAGACAGTGAGCATGGCGTTGGTTTGCAGCACGAGAACAAACTCCGAATACGTGGGTGAAGCCACTCTGTTAGTCCAGAGAACATCACCACCCCAATGCTTCACTCTCAACTCACCATTAGCTTCCAAGTTAACGTAACAGTCATGCATGGTTCGGTCAGTGACACCAGTCTGCCATTTTGTGGCTCCGTCGCCGTTGAGCACCAGGTTGCAGTCGTCCAGCAGTGTGAGTTCATTGTTCCCATTAACGATCGTGGTTCCGATGGGTGCTACATCACCGGAGTAGAGCACTGACTCAGTGGTCTTCGTCCAAGTCCAACCAACAATCCCTGCTGTTAGTTGTGCCGAAGAGGACCCAGCACTCCAAAGCTGGGGACCATATATACGAAGGGTGCCGTCATAGCGGAGGACGAGGGCATAGTACCCAACTTGGGACATAATGCCGCTGCTCCAGAGTGGGTAGCGAAAACGTGGGTGCCAAACGGCGAGTTTGCCGTTCAGGTCCAGAGTGACGTAGCACTCAGCTGAATAGCCCCCTGTCATGGTTTCCCACACTCTTGTGCTGCCATTTTTCAGGACGAGGTTGCAATCAGATTGCAGGGTCAGGGAGTATTCCATGTACGTCAGGTTTTGGCCCCCCGCTGTCAGGACGTCGCCTCCGATCATGAAGTTGGAACCTAAACCAGAGCAGATGAGGAAGGCGAGCTGAATGCTAAAGAGAAGCAGAAGGGTTTGGAGGACCTGCTGGATTATTGCCATTGTTCTTGAGAGCTTCTTAACTTACAGTCTGTGACTGCTGCTTGATTTACAAAccacttctctctctctctctctctctctctctctctttatatgGTTTACCATTGCATGCAAGACATCTCCACCAAATACAGTCccaataataatatacaaatcaAGAAGCACATGCATGGTCTGAtgtaataaaatcatatatggAGTTCAGCGCGAAGTGATCTCTTGCGACTTTTACAACCCTTTATGGCAATCATCCATATCCTTTATCTATTGGGGCCATACCATCTTGTGATTTCTCTAGCCCtcataaattatcaattaaTGGTAGGCAGTGAAGTGATGCCTAGAGTCACTGACatctttgttttatattaatCCAATTTTTATAAATGGTTCTAAATATAGTATACTTAGTAACATCTCATGGACACTGCTCCAATTTTTATCCGATATCTCTGACAAGACTATAGATATAGTATGGCATCTTAGTGACACATCTGTGTTGTTTCAATGTTATTAAATATCTCTGAAAAAATTTAGAGTTTATGATATTTTCTTTGCCCTTCTTAATTTTGTTtccttataaatttataataaattcttTCAATAATTCAATGGGAATCTCGACGTAttaccaaatataaaaaaataccatgTTGATGAATagtatttttactttatttttaatttttctctccTTGTCATCGTAAATACTTCATTTTAACTTCCAGCTGTAGTTGTGTGATAGAcgtattatttgtgtttttgttttaataactGATTAGCttatccattatatatatatatatatatatgagtaatagtatagtgtgtgtatatatatatatatatatatgaggtgtGCGTAGCTCAACTGTAGGTTACTCGTTAACCAACacacttattaaatatttttgaaaatttgaaaagatcaCAATTTAAGATGGTAGCCAGACAACGGACAAGCGCACATGGAAAAATAATCTTTCAGGGCGTTAAATTGCTTCTGCATTTACCAGCACgtccatttattatatatttatatgcaatAGCTTCATGCTCATTAAACTCTGGTGACTTCTCCACGTGATCCCTCTCTTCCCACCTGCCCCACATGCATTCCCCAACCCTGCATGACCGTTGGTACGTGTTTACTCAAGTTTGGTGCACTTGTGGGAAACTAACCGTGGAAGAGATCCACTTAACCAACGCAGgaaattgatttattaatttcatagtCACAGACATATAGAGCGCATGTGCTTAGGTTTTAACAATAAAGCGGGGATGCAAAACCTACATGTCATAGTCCCATCCCAAGCCACGTTTTCATCGTTATACAACACTACAGATGGGCTTCAATGTTAGTTGTGTTGGCTGTGATTAGTAGCTGTGAAGCAATGCCGGCTGCGAGTTAAATGAAGACATAATAGAGAGAGATATCTGAAGGGATGGATCAAGATGCACCGTAAGAAGTGCATCATGACACTCCAGTGCTGTGTCGACTTAGGATTGACTTAGGATTGGCTGTCTcgtatatgtttctttttgaaagtCTTTTAATAGTTGAGAGAAAGTCAGTAGAAGAACAAGTATTCTCCTTCTGCATTAGTCTCTTGCACTGAACTTGTGAAGTAAACCCCCAGGAGACTATCAGGTTGAAGATGACTAAAGAGCCGCACCAAAGCATGGGTCTGTATGGAGCTGCAGCTACATGGAGTATACGCATAAATCCTACTGTGTTATATCCAATCGGTATGGTAGTCAGTAAAGTTGTATGCTAGTAGCTGGTTGCACTGTTGCAGTCagtgtaattaattaagtgtGCTTGATTAAGACCATTCATGCCTATCAAGTCAGCATGATAGTCAGTAAAGTCGTATGTTATTTAGTAGGTTGTTGCAGGCAGTGTAAGTGTGGTTGAGTATGTACGTGATTAGGACCTTTCATGCTTATCACGTCAATATGGTAGTAGCAAAGCCAAATATTGGCAGGAGTAGTCAGTTTAGTGTGCTTAAGTATGTACGTGATTAGGACCCTTCATGCTTAGTTTGCTGTGTGTCCTTCCTCTTTATATATCATGTAACGTGTagtatgtttttgaaatattaatgaaaTGTTCTGTTTGAAACCCCCAACATGCTAGGCATACAGGTTTTGCATTATTAATTCACAAAAGGGCAAACTTTCATTCCGCAGTGTGCTTTGAAGCCGGTTTTTTGAAATGgctgtttttaataaaacagtGTCTAAGTTTCAATAATGAGAATATATACTgatg containing:
- the LOC120283002 gene encoding mannose-specific lectin-like, with product MAIIQQVLQTLLLLFSIQLAFLICSGLGSNFMIGGDVLTAGGQNLTYMEYSLTLQSDCNLVLKNGSTRVWETMTGGYSAECYVTLDLNGKLAVWHPRFRYPLWSSGIMSQVGYYALVLRYDGTLRIYGPQLWSAGSSSAQLTAGIVGWTWTKTTESVLYSGDVAPIGTTIVNGNNELTLLDDCNLVLNGDGATKWQTGVTDRTMHDCYVNLEANGELRVKHWGGDVLWTNRVASPTYSEFVLVLQTNAMLTVYGPVIWSNVISGAVSGKIDTVSAD